The Peribacillus sp. FSL E2-0218 genome contains a region encoding:
- a CDS encoding glucose-1-dehydrogenase, translated as MYKDLEKKVVVITGAAKGLGKAMAERFGKEKAHVVLNYHTENDDHKDIIQTIEAAGGKAAAIQGDVSKEADVKELLSFAVDTFGTIDIMINNAGIENEVPSEKLTLEDWQKVIDVNLTGMFLASREAISYMLDHDIKGSIINMSSVHDRIPWPHFVHYAASKGGVKMMTETLALEYAPKGIRINNISPGAIDTPINAEKFNDPKAKQEVIDLIPMGYIGKPEQIAACAAWLASAESSYVTGMTLYADGGMTKYPGFQAGKG; from the coding sequence ATGTATAAAGATTTAGAGAAAAAAGTCGTCGTCATCACCGGGGCGGCAAAAGGGCTAGGAAAAGCCATGGCCGAGAGGTTCGGTAAGGAAAAGGCACATGTAGTCTTGAACTATCACACTGAAAATGACGATCATAAGGATATCATCCAAACGATCGAAGCAGCGGGCGGCAAAGCGGCAGCGATCCAAGGCGACGTTTCGAAGGAAGCGGATGTTAAGGAACTGCTTTCATTTGCGGTCGATACGTTCGGGACAATCGACATCATGATCAACAATGCCGGTATTGAAAATGAAGTGCCAAGTGAAAAATTGACACTTGAAGATTGGCAAAAGGTCATTGATGTAAATCTAACCGGGATGTTCCTGGCAAGCAGGGAAGCGATCAGCTATATGCTGGATCATGACATTAAAGGGAGTATCATTAACATGTCCTCCGTTCATGATCGGATCCCTTGGCCTCATTTTGTCCACTATGCAGCAAGTAAAGGCGGAGTGAAGATGATGACGGAAACCCTTGCACTTGAATACGCCCCTAAAGGGATTCGCATCAATAACATATCCCCTGGCGCCATCGATACACCCATCAATGCCGAGAAGTTCAATGATCCAAAAGCTAAACAAGAGGTCATCGACTTAATTCCAATGGGATATATCGGAAAACCGGAACAGATTGCCGCTTGTGCTGCTTGGCTAGCCTCAGCTGAATCAAGCTACGTAACGGGCATGACCTTATACGCTGATGGCGGAATGACCAAATATCCCGGATTCCAAGCAGGAAAAGGGTAA
- a CDS encoding GRP family sugar transporter: MEGILLALLPALTWGSLVLVSEKLGGSSYNQTLGITVGSLLFAIVMSFINPPEWSSLVWIVGIISGIGWAFGQLFQFNSVKEIGVSKTVPISTGLQILGNTFFAVIIFREWNDKLTIIIGIIAIICLITGVLLTSYGDGAEKKQGSMKKGLFYLAISTAGYVTYVIVVRWNEVDGWSAILPQAIGMFLAALLLSLKHKPFNKYAGRNILTGLMWAVGNIGLLLANPKVGVAIAFSFSQMGIVISTLGGIFLLGEKKSKKQMTFVIIGCVLVIAGGVMIGFTKE, encoded by the coding sequence GTGGAAGGTATTCTCTTGGCACTTCTCCCCGCTTTGACATGGGGCAGTTTGGTGCTTGTTTCCGAAAAACTTGGAGGCAGTTCTTATAATCAAACACTCGGCATTACAGTCGGTTCATTACTGTTCGCCATCGTGATGTCCTTCATCAATCCCCCGGAATGGAGCAGTCTGGTGTGGATCGTCGGCATCATATCCGGAATAGGGTGGGCGTTCGGTCAGTTATTTCAGTTTAATAGTGTCAAAGAAATTGGGGTTTCTAAAACCGTTCCCATTTCGACGGGGCTGCAAATTTTAGGAAATACATTTTTCGCCGTGATCATTTTCAGGGAATGGAATGACAAACTTACAATCATCATCGGCATCATTGCCATCATCTGCTTGATTACCGGTGTCTTGCTGACAAGTTATGGTGACGGTGCTGAAAAAAAACAAGGAAGCATGAAAAAAGGGCTATTTTATCTTGCCATTTCAACGGCTGGTTATGTTACATATGTCATCGTGGTCAGGTGGAATGAAGTGGACGGATGGTCTGCGATCCTGCCGCAAGCAATCGGCATGTTCCTAGCTGCCCTGCTGCTTTCCCTCAAGCATAAACCGTTCAATAAATATGCCGGAAGAAATATCCTGACAGGACTGATGTGGGCAGTCGGTAACATCGGCCTTCTGCTGGCTAATCCAAAGGTTGGTGTCGCCATTGCCTTCTCCTTTTCCCAAATGGGAATCGTCATTTCCACTTTAGGCGGCATCTTTCTCTTAGGGGAGAAAAAATCGAAAAAGCAAATGACCTTCGTCATCATTGGATGTGTACTCGTCATTGCTGGCGGCGTCATGATCGGCTTTACAAAAGAATGA
- a CDS encoding thioredoxin family protein — MTTLNEWFEKGIPAEEFVSSMKVHKESLQSILENFAISAEDQDLFDEWKAKDLRAIVLTEDWCGDAMMNIPILLNIAEAANIETRMVLRDENLELMDEYLTNGTARSIPIFIFIDKHGEERAVWGPRAPKVQDYVMELRSVLPAKDDERFEAEQKEVFKKITKAFSEDRNLWFEVYGSIKETLGKID; from the coding sequence ATGACGACATTGAATGAATGGTTTGAGAAGGGAATCCCAGCAGAAGAATTTGTTTCTTCCATGAAGGTCCATAAAGAAAGCTTGCAGTCGATCCTTGAGAACTTTGCCATTTCTGCGGAAGATCAGGATCTTTTTGATGAATGGAAAGCGAAAGATCTTCGGGCCATTGTCCTTACTGAAGACTGGTGCGGAGACGCGATGATGAATATACCGATCCTGTTGAATATTGCTGAAGCTGCAAATATCGAAACGCGCATGGTTCTACGAGATGAAAATCTTGAACTGATGGATGAATACTTAACGAATGGCACAGCGCGTTCCATTCCCATCTTTATATTCATCGATAAGCATGGCGAGGAAAGAGCTGTATGGGGACCTCGTGCACCTAAAGTGCAGGACTATGTCATGGAGCTGCGTTCCGTATTGCCAGCCAAGGATGATGAACGATTTGAGGCCGAGCAAAAAGAAGTCTTTAAAAAGATCACAAAGGCGTTTTCCGAGGATAGGAACCTTTGGTTTGAAGTTTACGGCAGCATCAAGGAGACATTGGGGAAAATTGATTGA
- the glpT gene encoding glycerol-3-phosphate transporter produces MFKMFKPAPPVQRLPEEKIDSEYKKLRLQVFIGIFIGYAAYYLIRKNFSMAMPYLKEEGFTTGQLGLALSAISISYGISKFVMGTVSDRSNARYFLPAGLILAGIVSLLMGFVPFFTSSVAIMFIMLFINGWFQGMGWPPSGRVLVHWYSVSERGGKTAIWNVAHNVGGGLMAPLAIAGVSIFATSMGSSYAGYEGIFILPALVAIVIAFISFLLIRDTPQSVGLPPIEEYRNDYPNKTKKLFETELTTKEILFKYVLNNKWVWAIAIANIFVYFVRYGVLDWAPTYLSEEKGFNMDKSSMAYFLYEWAGIPGTLLCGYISDKVFKGRRGPAGVVFMLGVLIAVLVYWFNPAGNPMVDIISLIAIGFLIYGPVMLIGLQALDLVPKKAAGTAAGLTGLFGYLGGSVAANAMMGYVVDFAGWNAGFTLITISCVLAVVVFAITWNVRGQEVVKG; encoded by the coding sequence ATGTTCAAAATGTTTAAGCCTGCCCCACCAGTTCAAAGATTACCTGAGGAAAAAATTGACTCTGAATATAAAAAACTCAGGTTACAAGTTTTCATCGGGATCTTCATTGGTTATGCAGCGTATTATTTAATTCGGAAAAACTTTTCCATGGCCATGCCCTATTTAAAGGAAGAAGGATTTACAACTGGACAGCTGGGACTAGCGTTGTCTGCCATTTCCATTTCATACGGGATAAGTAAGTTTGTAATGGGAACCGTCTCAGATCGAAGTAATGCAAGGTATTTCTTGCCAGCAGGCTTGATTCTAGCCGGAATCGTAAGTCTCCTTATGGGATTCGTCCCTTTCTTTACATCATCGGTTGCAATCATGTTCATCATGTTATTCATTAATGGATGGTTTCAAGGAATGGGATGGCCCCCATCTGGCCGAGTACTTGTTCACTGGTATAGTGTAAGTGAAAGAGGGGGAAAAACAGCAATATGGAATGTTGCCCATAACGTGGGCGGCGGCTTAATGGCACCATTGGCCATTGCAGGTGTCTCCATCTTTGCTACATCAATGGGCTCTTCCTATGCTGGCTATGAAGGAATTTTTATACTCCCTGCATTAGTAGCTATTGTAATTGCATTCATTTCATTTCTCTTAATACGTGATACACCCCAATCAGTTGGTTTACCACCTATTGAAGAATATCGCAATGATTATCCTAATAAAACGAAAAAGTTGTTTGAAACGGAATTGACAACAAAAGAGATTCTATTCAAATATGTATTGAATAACAAATGGGTCTGGGCAATCGCCATTGCAAATATCTTTGTATATTTCGTCCGTTATGGTGTACTTGATTGGGCACCGACCTATTTGAGCGAAGAAAAAGGCTTTAATATGGATAAATCGAGTATGGCTTATTTCTTGTACGAATGGGCTGGCATCCCCGGAACTTTATTATGCGGATATATATCGGATAAAGTTTTTAAAGGTCGTCGTGGACCGGCGGGGGTTGTCTTTATGCTGGGAGTATTAATCGCTGTCCTGGTTTACTGGTTTAATCCCGCAGGAAACCCAATGGTCGATATCATTTCCTTGATTGCGATTGGCTTCTTAATTTATGGACCGGTCATGTTAATAGGTCTACAAGCACTTGATCTAGTTCCTAAAAAAGCTGCCGGTACAGCCGCAGGATTGACTGGCTTGTTTGGATATTTAGGTGGGTCAGTGGCAGCGAATGCCATGATGGGATATGTAGTGGACTTTGCAGGTTGGAACGCAGGCTTTACATTAATCACAATTTCTTGTGTTCTTGCAGTAGTCGTATTTGCGATTACATGGAATGTTCGCGGACAGGAAGTAGTAAAAGGGTAA
- a CDS encoding glycine C-acetyltransferase, producing MTSESLNQFLTDNLNDLKDKGLYNVIDPVEGPNGPVIKIAGRELINLSSNNYLGLATDQRLIVACIEATKKYGVGAGAVRTINGTLDIHVKLEEKLAEFKHTEAAIAYQSGFNCNMAAISGVMDKNDAILSDELNHASIIDGCRLSKAKIIPFIHSDMEDLRSKARQAKESGLYNKVMVITDGVFSMDGDIAKLPEIVEIAEEFDLITYVDDAHGSGVLGNGAGTVKHFGLSDKVDFQIGTLSKAIGVVGGYVAGKKDLIDWLKVRSRPFLFSTAVTPGAVASSIEAIDILMNSSELQNKLWENSAYLKKGLKELGFDIGDSETPITPCIIGDEAKTQQFSKRLNEEGVYAKSIVFPTVPRGTGRVRNMPTAAHTKEMLDRAIAIYEKVGKEMSII from the coding sequence ATGACTAGTGAATCATTAAATCAATTTTTAACAGATAATTTGAACGATTTAAAAGATAAAGGTCTGTACAACGTTATTGATCCAGTAGAAGGTCCAAACGGGCCGGTGATCAAGATTGCTGGCAGAGAGCTGATCAATTTATCATCCAATAACTATTTAGGTTTAGCCACGGATCAACGATTGATTGTTGCTTGCATCGAAGCGACGAAGAAATATGGTGTCGGGGCCGGGGCGGTTCGTACGATCAATGGTACGTTGGATATCCATGTGAAATTGGAAGAAAAGCTGGCGGAATTTAAGCATACGGAAGCAGCCATTGCTTATCAATCTGGATTTAATTGTAATATGGCAGCGATTTCAGGAGTGATGGATAAGAATGATGCCATCCTTTCAGATGAACTGAATCACGCTTCAATCATTGATGGATGCCGTTTGTCCAAAGCAAAAATCATTCCCTTCATCCATTCGGATATGGAGGATTTACGATCAAAGGCACGTCAAGCAAAAGAGTCGGGATTGTATAACAAGGTCATGGTCATTACCGATGGAGTGTTCTCCATGGACGGGGATATTGCCAAGCTTCCTGAAATCGTGGAGATTGCCGAAGAATTTGACTTAATTACGTATGTGGATGATGCGCATGGTTCTGGTGTATTGGGAAATGGTGCAGGGACGGTAAAACATTTTGGCTTATCGGACAAAGTCGATTTCCAAATTGGCACATTATCCAAAGCGATTGGCGTTGTTGGAGGCTATGTAGCGGGGAAGAAGGACTTGATTGACTGGTTGAAGGTTAGAAGCCGGCCATTTTTGTTTTCAACGGCTGTCACACCTGGGGCAGTTGCTTCGAGCATAGAAGCGATCGATATTTTGATGAACAGCTCGGAACTTCAAAATAAGCTGTGGGAAAATAGCGCTTACTTGAAAAAAGGTCTAAAGGAATTAGGGTTTGATATCGGCGATAGCGAAACACCGATCACGCCTTGCATTATTGGCGATGAAGCAAAAACACAGCAATTCAGCAAGCGGCTGAATGAAGAAGGTGTGTATGCCAAGTCCATCGTATTCCCTACCGTACCAAGGGGAACAGGAAGGGTAAGGAATATGCCGACTGCTGCCCATACAAAAGAGATGCTCGATCGTGCGATAGCGATTTATGAAAAAGTGGGAAAAGAGATGTCAATCATCTAA
- a CDS encoding L-threonine 3-dehydrogenase, with product MKKVLVTGALGQIGSELTLKMREIYGADNVVATDIRKTESSVVQSGPFEILDVTDEKEMFNIAKKHEVDTIIHLAALLSATAEKKPLLAWNLNMGGLVNALEAARELNCRLFTPSSIGAFGPTTPKDCTPQDTIQRPNTMYGVNKVSGELLCDYYHHKFGVDTRGLRFPGLISYVTPPGGGTTDYAVEIYYEAIKNRKYTSYIAKGTYMDMMYMPDALAAIMALMEADASKLKHRNSFNVSAMSFDPEQIAAEIKKHIPDFVMNYEVDPARQSIADSWPNRIDSTCAKEEWGFKAEYDLEKMTKDMLVKLGLKSFLVTA from the coding sequence ATGAAAAAGGTCTTAGTCACAGGAGCTTTAGGTCAAATTGGTTCAGAACTGACGCTGAAAATGAGAGAGATTTACGGAGCCGACAATGTCGTGGCAACGGATATCCGAAAGACGGAGAGCTCCGTCGTCCAATCGGGTCCATTTGAAATTTTGGATGTTACCGATGAAAAAGAGATGTTCAACATTGCCAAGAAGCATGAAGTGGACACCATCATTCATTTAGCTGCTTTATTGTCTGCAACAGCTGAGAAGAAGCCGCTGTTAGCCTGGAATTTGAACATGGGTGGATTGGTGAATGCGTTGGAAGCGGCACGGGAGCTCAATTGCCGATTATTTACTCCAAGCTCGATCGGAGCGTTCGGTCCAACCACACCTAAAGATTGCACACCGCAAGACACGATACAACGTCCAAATACGATGTATGGAGTGAACAAAGTATCGGGAGAGTTGCTATGTGATTATTACCATCATAAATTTGGCGTTGATACGAGAGGTCTTCGTTTCCCGGGGCTGATTTCGTATGTCACGCCTCCTGGCGGCGGGACCACCGACTATGCGGTTGAAATTTACTATGAAGCGATTAAAAACAGGAAATACACTTCCTACATCGCAAAAGGAACGTATATGGATATGATGTATATGCCTGACGCCTTGGCTGCCATCATGGCATTAATGGAGGCGGATGCATCCAAGCTGAAGCATCGGAATTCCTTCAATGTATCGGCCATGAGCTTTGACCCGGAACAAATTGCTGCCGAGATTAAAAAGCATATTCCTGACTTTGTCATGAACTATGAGGTCGATCCCGCAAGACAATCCATTGCCGACAGCTGGCCGAATAGAATCGACTCGACTTGTGCGAAGGAAGAGTGGGGATTCAAAGCGGAATACGATCTGGAGAAAATGACGAAGGATATGTTGGTTAAGCTTGGATTGAAATCATTTTTAGTGACCGCATAA
- a CDS encoding amino acid permease has product MANKDLNRDLKGRHIQMIALGGTIGVGLFMGSASAIKWTGPSVMLAYAISGLFIFLIMRAMGEMLYLEPSTGSFATFGYKYIHPLAGYMTAWSNWFQWVVVGMAEIIAVGTYMQYWFPHLPPWIPGLIAMVILGAANLISVKSFGEIEFWFSLVKIVTIVLMIVAGFGLIFFGLGNGGDAIGLSNLWEHGGWFTGGWKGFFFALSLVVAAYQGVELIGITAGEAKDPQKTITKAIQSTIWRILIFYIGAIFVIVTVYPWDQLTAIGSPFVATFAKVGITAAAGIINFVVITAAMSGCNSGIYSAGRMLYTLGMNGQAPKSFAKVSKSGVPLFGTFGVIIGLAIGVVLSYIAPKNLFVYVYSASVLPGMIPWFVILISQIKFRKIKRAEMVNHPFKMPFAPVTNYLTIAYLIMVLVGMWFNDETRISLIAGMVFLAIVVISFYAFGMGKRVPVDTQTTEETDVKAG; this is encoded by the coding sequence ATGGCAAACAAAGATTTGAATAGGGACTTGAAAGGCCGTCATATTCAGATGATCGCTTTGGGCGGGACAATTGGTGTTGGTTTATTCATGGGTTCGGCCAGCGCAATCAAATGGACAGGCCCGTCTGTCATGTTAGCTTATGCAATCTCAGGTTTATTCATCTTCTTGATCATGCGTGCGATGGGGGAAATGCTATATTTAGAGCCAAGTACAGGCTCATTTGCGACATTTGGTTATAAATATATCCATCCATTGGCAGGATATATGACTGCATGGAGTAACTGGTTCCAATGGGTTGTTGTCGGGATGGCCGAGATCATCGCAGTCGGGACGTACATGCAATATTGGTTCCCTCACCTTCCTCCATGGATACCAGGCTTGATTGCAATGGTGATCCTAGGGGCGGCGAACTTGATTTCCGTTAAATCTTTCGGTGAAATCGAATTCTGGTTTTCATTGGTTAAAATCGTAACGATCGTCTTGATGATCGTTGCAGGATTTGGACTTATCTTCTTCGGCTTAGGTAACGGCGGAGACGCAATTGGACTATCAAATCTTTGGGAACACGGTGGGTGGTTTACAGGCGGTTGGAAAGGCTTCTTCTTTGCACTATCACTTGTTGTGGCTGCCTATCAAGGCGTGGAACTGATCGGGATTACAGCTGGCGAAGCGAAGGATCCGCAAAAAACGATCACCAAAGCGATCCAAAGTACAATTTGGCGTATTCTAATCTTCTATATAGGTGCCATTTTCGTTATTGTAACCGTTTACCCTTGGGACCAACTAACTGCAATTGGAAGCCCATTCGTGGCCACCTTTGCTAAAGTCGGTATCACGGCAGCAGCTGGCATCATCAATTTTGTCGTCATCACAGCAGCCATGTCCGGCTGCAACAGCGGCATTTACAGTGCAGGACGGATGCTTTATACATTAGGAATGAATGGACAAGCACCTAAATCCTTTGCAAAAGTATCGAAAAGCGGTGTTCCTTTATTCGGTACGTTCGGTGTAATCATCGGATTGGCCATTGGAGTCGTATTAAGTTATATTGCTCCAAAAAACCTATTTGTGTATGTATACAGCGCAAGTGTACTGCCTGGAATGATTCCGTGGTTTGTCATCCTGATAAGCCAAATTAAATTCAGAAAAATCAAAAGAGCTGAAATGGTCAATCACCCATTCAAAATGCCTTTTGCACCTGTAACAAACTACTTGACCATCGCCTACTTAATTATGGTATTGGTCGGCATGTGGTTCAATGATGAAACGCGTATTTCACTCATTGCCGGAATGGTCTTTTTAGCCATCGTAGTCATTAGTTTTTACGCTTTTGGAATGGGCAAGCGTGTCCCTGTGGATACTCAAACAACTGAAGAAACGGATGTTAAAGCAGGTTAA
- a CDS encoding phage holin: protein MDKTKQYIAMIGGALGALLLFFQSLGFQVEWFNENTINSFINFLTAIVPLMFALYGVYKNQYLLTEKAKKQEGVLKKQGLK from the coding sequence TTGGATAAAACAAAACAATATATAGCGATGATAGGCGGTGCACTGGGTGCACTGCTTTTATTTTTTCAATCACTCGGCTTTCAGGTGGAATGGTTCAATGAAAATACTATCAATTCATTTATTAATTTCCTTACAGCCATAGTGCCTCTTATGTTTGCTCTATACGGTGTGTATAAGAATCAATATCTCCTAACCGAGAAAGCGAAGAAACAAGAAGGAGTTTTGAAAAAACAAGGATTAAAATGA
- a CDS encoding D-alanyl-D-alanine carboxypeptidase family protein: protein MTVSLQTLLDRSARKMGVGINFIVKGSALEMIKRSYKEGIYVQISSGYRSMEEQAALYAQSRLYSYKGNS, encoded by the coding sequence ATGACTGTATCTTTACAAACTTTGCTGGATAGATCAGCTAGAAAAATGGGTGTAGGGATTAATTTTATTGTGAAGGGCTCGGCATTGGAAATGATAAAACGATCGTATAAGGAAGGAATTTACGTCCAAATAAGTTCAGGTTATCGCTCAATGGAAGAACAGGCTGCACTATACGCTCAAAGCCGTCTTTATAGCTACAAGGGTAATAGCTAA
- a CDS encoding M15 family metallopeptidase, translated as MTQAKPGQSIHNYGYAIDYFLVSDDVKTALWTVNAKWRRVAAIGKELGFKWGGD; from the coding sequence GTGACGCAAGCGAAACCTGGACAATCTATTCACAATTATGGATACGCCATTGATTATTTCCTTGTTAGTGATGATGTAAAAACAGCCTTGTGGACGGTAAATGCAAAATGGAGACGTGTAGCTGCCATTGGAAAAGAACTTGGGTTTAAATGGGGAGGAGATTAG
- a CDS encoding helix-turn-helix domain-containing protein produces MKKRIDVISNEESYNNLSSFTVIEELNKTVRVYRDVIRLDIKRSDVQSRLIALLELLKRHSCKQLGVSYMCKNTIADKLEVSYKTVQRLMKKLEVLGMICQVPMKRKKDMMQTANAIIIQPVNDEMTGKTPVKMTKKCPAIKTTTSFLKQNIKNNKRKAVAQFSHVDNSLAKSLNQANFVAHWVAGVFSNLVGSFYEKAETIQEFWKVIKQCNRVVDYSTNKRAFTRGQEIEIGTKAFKQFAMKVKSRVKMHKGKFAYFNGIVNKLMNNLYFDAEFMDAKNPTL; encoded by the coding sequence ATGAAGAAACGTATCGACGTAATATCAAATGAAGAATCATATAACAACCTATCTTCTTTCACAGTTATTGAAGAATTAAATAAAACGGTACGAGTTTACAGGGACGTCATTCGTCTGGACATTAAACGTTCAGATGTACAATCCAGACTAATTGCATTGTTGGAGCTCTTGAAGCGTCATAGCTGCAAGCAACTTGGTGTGAGCTATATGTGTAAGAATACAATTGCAGATAAGCTTGAAGTATCTTATAAAACTGTTCAACGATTAATGAAGAAACTCGAAGTCCTCGGGATGATCTGCCAAGTACCTATGAAGAGGAAAAAGGATATGATGCAAACAGCTAATGCTATTATCATTCAGCCTGTAAATGATGAAATGACCGGCAAGACCCCTGTGAAAATGACCAAGAAGTGTCCGGCCATTAAAACAACTACATCTTTCTTAAAACAAAATATTAAAAACAATAAACGTAAAGCCGTTGCTCAATTCTCTCATGTGGATAATTCTCTAGCAAAATCTTTAAACCAAGCAAATTTTGTAGCCCATTGGGTTGCGGGTGTATTTAGTAATCTAGTAGGTTCTTTCTACGAGAAAGCTGAAACTATACAAGAGTTCTGGAAGGTAATTAAGCAGTGTAATAGAGTGGTTGATTATTCTACTAACAAAAGAGCATTCACAAGGGGACAGGAAATAGAAATCGGCACTAAAGCATTTAAGCAATTTGCTATGAAGGTTAAGAGTAGAGTTAAGATGCATAAGGGGAAATTTGCTTATTTCAATGGTATTGTGAATAAGCTTATGAACAATCTTTACTTTGATGCTGAATTTATGGACGCAAAAAATCCAACTTTATGA
- a CDS encoding C45 family peptidase, translating into MKQIYSDIIQFRGTHYEFGYMQGEEFKDSLTVKNREDQWKIRQPRFTVEEGEVKRAITQFAPGVWEELLGMQDALKWPIERVLQEFGGYRLDYVRSGCSIMTGDDYLIRNYDYHPKTYEGRYVLFQPTDQGYSSIGPSQRGTGRMDAMNEKGLVIGYNFMNRKNPGDGFICCMIGRLIVEACANVEEAVAMLKEIPHRHSFTYVVYDRSGSTYIVETSPRNVEVRTASACTNHFEIMKNENRHHLIDSKRRLGIIQEQEGSLSSAYEAYRLFNDSNQGVFSDLYSSWAGTIHTSAYLPKELKAWIALGGNQEPTIIDFAKWLKGEAVELDRVRGVIDTDIPFVHMDEGANWFRT; encoded by the coding sequence GTGAAGCAAATATATAGTGATATCATACAATTTAGGGGAACACATTATGAGTTTGGATACATGCAGGGGGAGGAGTTTAAGGATTCATTAACGGTAAAGAATCGTGAAGATCAGTGGAAGATCAGGCAGCCGCGATTTACGGTCGAGGAAGGCGAGGTCAAACGGGCGATTACACAGTTCGCTCCTGGAGTGTGGGAGGAATTGCTTGGGATGCAGGATGCGCTGAAATGGCCAATTGAGCGTGTGCTCCAAGAATTTGGAGGGTACCGCTTGGATTATGTTCGGTCTGGATGCTCGATCATGACAGGTGATGATTATCTGATTCGCAATTATGATTACCATCCAAAGACATATGAAGGACGTTATGTGTTATTCCAGCCAACCGATCAAGGATATTCAAGCATCGGCCCAAGCCAGCGGGGGACTGGAAGGATGGATGCGATGAATGAGAAGGGCTTGGTGATTGGGTATAACTTCATGAATCGAAAGAATCCTGGAGATGGCTTCATTTGTTGCATGATCGGCAGGCTGATTGTGGAAGCCTGTGCGAACGTAGAGGAAGCGGTGGCGATGTTGAAGGAAATCCCCCATCGGCATTCTTTCACGTACGTCGTCTATGATCGAAGCGGCAGTACATATATTGTGGAAACATCTCCGAGAAATGTGGAGGTGCGCACGGCAAGTGCCTGCACGAATCACTTTGAAATCATGAAAAATGAAAATCGTCACCATCTGATAGATTCAAAACGCCGGTTGGGGATCATTCAAGAGCAAGAAGGGAGCCTTTCGTCTGCCTACGAGGCATATCGCCTGTTCAATGATTCCAACCAAGGTGTCTTTTCGGATTTATATAGCAGCTGGGCCGGCACGATTCATACTTCCGCTTATTTGCCGAAGGAATTGAAGGCTTGGATTGCTTTAGGGGGCAATCAGGAGCCCACGATAATCGATTTTGCGAAGTGGCTAAAGGGAGAAGCTGTTGAGCTGGATCGGGTCAGGGGTGTAATCGATACGGATATTCCGTTCGTGCATATGGATGAGGGAGCGAATTGGTTCCGGACTTGA
- a CDS encoding DUF3817 domain-containing protein has protein sequence MFSTAFGWFRFITIIEGISYVLLLAIGMPIKYILNIGEATLILGSIHGFLFVVFGLLLLYVSLQSKWSFVKMALIFIVSFIPFGNFVIDRKVLKQS, from the coding sequence ATGTTTTCGACAGCTTTCGGATGGTTCAGGTTCATTACAATAATAGAGGGAATTTCTTATGTTCTCCTGTTGGCTATTGGCATGCCCATTAAGTACATATTGAATATTGGTGAAGCGACACTCATTTTGGGCAGCATCCATGGATTTTTATTCGTCGTGTTTGGTCTTTTACTTCTTTATGTAAGCCTTCAATCAAAGTGGTCCTTTGTAAAAATGGCACTGATCTTCATCGTTTCATTTATCCCGTTTGGGAATTTTGTAATCGATCGAAAGGTATTGAAACAAAGTTAA